The Miscanthus floridulus cultivar M001 chromosome 6, ASM1932011v1, whole genome shotgun sequence genomic interval ACATGGGTATCTGGTAGCCGCAAAAGAACACTAACTATCTGTAGAAGATAAGACAAAGAGAACATTAAGTCGGACAGAAGTTGAAATATAATAGTTAAGTTAGGAGCAAGTAATTTTTTATCATATCAAAGTACCAAACAATCTTATGTATGCCGTGGTGAAATATGGCTGCCTTGAAATTTCAACAATATGATTAACAAACTAGTAAAACTCTACTCTAGAGCACAAATTTGCACAAGATGTTACTTGATGCAGCCTAAGAAAAGATTTGCACATTTTGTGCTAAACTATTTGATAGTCTGAAGAATATTTGGTCCTGATGTATTTATTTGAATGATAAATCCACCTGAAAGTATAATACTGACTTTTCAGGTCACTTGAAGAGGTGGGAGGTGACCACTGACAATTGAACTTGATATGATTCAAATTTCAATGCCAGTTTTCCCGAGAGAAGTAAACTCTAACTGATTGTAGATGATTTAGCAGTGAGGTATAAAGAGTATGTCAAATTATTTTAATCTCCAGATATGAAATCAACCTAGGGGCTGAGCCAGCTGGCCTAGTCTGAGTAGCTATTTTATTCAGGGGATTTCTTTAAAACTGGAAGAAGAGTGTGGATGCTTGTGGAACAATGCACAGGATTGTCTAATAAGATAAGAAAGGGGACAAAGCAATGATCATTAATAGGTATGAGAAACTATCAACAAAAACTGCACATATAGTTTTGTGCAGATGGAACGTCAATTTAAAAAGTTTATCATTATCTATTGTAAATACCTCTGCTCTTTTTTTTCTTGTTGCGACATGCAAAGCCGTGTTCCCATTTTTATCTGGCAGCATTACAATTGCTGGATCAGCATCCACTAGGGCTCTAAGAACATCACAGCTTGTTCCCTTTACGGCCATATGAAGAGCTGTTTGACCTTTCTTGTCATTTCTTCTTGCTAACTGAGGATCCTTCTCAAGTAGCGCTTTGACAATTCCAATATGTCCCTGTCGAGCAGCAAAATGTAAGCCATTTTTTCCATTATCTCTGGCCATTTCCACCAATCCAAAGTCATCTTGTTCCAGCAATAGTTCAACAACTTCAATATGGCCCCTCATAGCTGCTGATATAAGTGGAGTAGTATTTGCAGGGCCAAATGTTTTGGCAAGCATCCTATCATGGTGTAGCATTTCCTGCACAACAGCTGACAAACAAGCACTCCTACTTGTTAGGACAATTTGCTCCAGTGTTAATACACCAAACAGGTGGCATGAAGATACTTTGTAGAGTATGTCAACACATAGGGAATATACAATCCTAAATTTTCCTGGATATAAGAAAATATAGGTTCTATTAGCTTCACAATTACCATGCACAAATTTGCTCCAATGGCCAAGGGCAACAGTTTGATGTTCCTATGCAACTAAAAACATTTCCTACCATCCCAAAAGTCCCAATTCCAAGTCGCTTACACACAAAACTTATAAGAAAAACTACTTCATAGCAATCTGTCTTCAAAAGAGCCTACTGTTTTTCAGAGTGGTTACTATCTGAATAGTAACCACTCTGCTTATAAGTCCACACATATTGAAGAGTAACAGTTTGGCTTGCAATTGCACACATATTTAGGCACTGAGTTCATAGGTAAACAAGAGGGCTAGTTTTCGATCTCTTTGTTAACGGATACATGAACAGATAATCATAACCGAATTATGTATAAAATAATGAGAAGTATGTGGTTGTGTCTGGCCATATGCCCACATGCTCTATGTTTTGTATCATAGTATTTGTTGCCTAGAAGCAAAGAAAACATTAAACAATATCATTTTCTCACCAGTACTGTGTGCTAGTATGTCATAGCGCTCCTATCAAAGTAATCATGCACTGTGCAACTACTACTATTTGGTTCAAACTGAGAAGAGGCAGTTTACTTGTCAACTGATTTACCAATTGTAGCATAAGTTAACCAAGAAACTTCTTACTGATAAACTCGCAGTTGCAAAGCTCGATTCTCCAAATGTTATGCTAAATAGATAAAACAACTGTAAGACAGTAAGAGAGAGCGCTAAAGGATTGACACTCACCATGACGCCCTTCTCTGGCAGCGACGTGCAGCGCGTCGTACCCCGACCTGTTCTTCGCGGACAGGCCCTCGGCGTCGAGGTGCCGGAGCAGCTCCACGACAACCTCGAGGTGGCCCCTCTCCGCGGCGGCGACGAGCGGCGTCTCCCCGGCCTCGTTGGGCTCCGCGGCCACCGCGCGCCGCGCAGCCTCGAGGTCCTCGGGTCCCTCCACCGTGGcggccacggccgccgccgccacacacAGCGCGCGGCGCAGCGCCGCGGCGTCCCCGCCCCGCGCGGCCACGTGGAGGTCGGTGTCGTTGTGCCGCCCCGTCACCTGCCGCACGTACCGCCCCCGCTTCCCGCTCCCCGAAACAGACATCACCTTCGCCGGGCGGGCACCAGACGCCCCACCACCACCATCCTCTGCACAGAGAGCaccccacaaaaaaaaaaaatcaatcagCACCATGCCGCGCCAGACGCTGAGCATCGAACACTTGGTCGCCCACCACTCCATCGCCCACCGGACACACCCTCGTGGATCTCGAGCGACATTGCGATAGGCGCAGTTGGGGCCCCGTGGCGTGAAAGGGTTTCAGGTTTGGGCGGGGCGCGCGCTTTAAGAGGAGTGAGCAACCGCGACCCGCGagccggccgcggcggcggcgtaaGGAGGAAGGCGGGAGgaagggggggtggggggggggacgAGACCGAGACGGTAACGTCTCCTTTGGCATTTTTGGGGAGCTTCTGTGGGGAGGTTTTGGTGGGGTACGGGCGGGAAGCGGAGGAGAAATGGTGGGTGGGGCCTGCCGGCCAGCGACCCGGGGAGCGGCACGAGGTGGGGCGAGTGCCGGAATGCGGAAGCTGCGCGGTGGCTTCGTGGAGTGTTGTGCGCTTGCGCTTTCACTCGGAACGTCGACGTCACGAGAGTCCAGGAGGGTGAGTCCAACACGAAGGGTAGGAGACTAGTTTGTCACGTCCTCTGTGGCTCTgtcacacccacacccacacccacacccacaccgGAAGCTAGTTTGTCACGTCCTCTgtcacacccacacccacaccgGAAGTTCTGTCCCGTTGGGTTGACTGATAAGATATATTTTTTCagctaataaataatattttttaatatattaattAATAGTATTTTTATTTATGATTTATAAGTCAAACGAACAGAATATTTATGGGTCATGTCACGTTCCATCTTGTTTTATTGGATGGCGATCAACCTAAAAAAAAATTAACGATATATAATTGGCGATGGTTATTGCGCGACAGAATAGCTGAGAATACGAGACACTGATCGATTGGTAAGACGACGACCAGTTAGTCCACAATGCAAGACGCTGATTGGTTGGTCGTAGACATGACCATACTCTCACTCTCACTGTTTCACAGTAACATTAGTTCTAGTTTCTACTAGTACTGAGGAAATTTCAGGACCTCAGGAAATTTCTTGCGGCCGTGAGCCGTCCGCCCGCCCGGAGAATATAGGCTGCACGCACGCGCGGAAAATAACGGATCGAATCGCTATAACTTCAGGAGTTATTAATACTATTGTGTTGCTATGGAATAATTAacaatttatattaaaaatatacggatcgtataataagataataatattataaaaattaaataccaacgataaagtgacatttaatctaaaaaacatagtttatgaatttaacatagtcacggaatgcgcggcgtcgcaggctcacgaACTCTACTTTATAAATCTTTctatgatgcggctaagataatattttatattagcagaaagaaatctccgatatccatttctttcattgtaatccatttatctggacaatgcttgaggtgagggcacggttaTAGTTTTTAGTAActttgcgatattgtccgaagctatgagatgattgatgtcttgcaatgatcctttcattaatttagttttctatctatatttaattgtttattcagtctattttataggcacgccgatagataatggatgacaaaattcaagcatccataatttatctctttgattttgagcatgagttttgtttttattttttaattgatatattgtcattttgtttttaccgtagcgttagcacgggcatacatgaaaaacgaagatgtctttacatcgtagaaatctttcaagaagatcatgcatagattattcttgtattgaatattatatatatacaatcacctaaatattctaattaaactataaaattttgaattaggatacgaggtaagacatacaaacagatatttcaaaactaacTATAGAGTTcgaagaacttaataaataaatccttctagagataatgcaaattctctctaatatTTCATTttgtgtagttagtgttatcatagtacccgcatgtattcatggAAAATAAATCGTGGATAAaacgtggacactttttggtgcgacatttcaaCATTGGTCCATCGTCCTGCTAATGtccttgaggcagatcacataaaggatAAGAGTCTCTCTATGAGATTGCccacaagagactcaaacttatatctgattatgataatgttgaattgctttgcatcaaaagcatcggcaatgataaacgaggacataggttttagtatgcatagtggatAAAAACTCAACCTTAGCCTTCTCAGCAAGGGcaattttagcaaaaaaaaacagcaagtgagggcgatggaacacatgagcgtgaaaccaaatgaaaggagaaaaaagatgttccttttgcaaatgcaaagatgggaagtaattaaatatagACAGATTTGAtaaggttctcagaaatacaaagatgttccttttgtcttaattctctttccttccgtgttaattcttttttcttttgctcgttgccatataTGCTGGTGCatacaaacatgcaatgtgtatatggatagcacaataattttctactttctattttgccgtgattcctctatcacatgacaggcaatattcaatcaaggagatatcgtgggatcgcaggcgtaggcggacggacgaaccaaaacaaatgtcgtacaaaaaaatatccacactttgttgTTTTTAGTCGTAGAAGATAAGGTGGATAAATAAATGGTCTCTTGGGCCGGCTCGGAAATGCCTGCACCGCACAAATCAGAACGGCCCAAGCAATTAATAAGTCCAACAAAACAATAAACAGCAACGATGCTCGCCCTTGCGCGCCTCGATCGATAAATACCACACCCTCCTCCCTGTGAACCCCCGTCACTTAACATCGCcatggctcctcctccctccgaCGGACAGCCTGGGAGCGAGCCGTCAATGGAAGACACAAAGTCTCTTATCCCGTACCGCACCGCGGACTCCTCCCTCCACGCTCTGGCCGGGCAGGCTGAGGGCTTCGGCCGGCACGCCATCGGCGGCCTCCACGGCGGGGGCGGATCAGCTGGTGCATTAATGGAAATATGAAGAGGGTgggggagaagaagaggtggaggaaataagaaaaaatagaaaaagagaggaagaagaagaaaccaGCCCTCCTTCAATCTTGTTCTACATCCGCCGCTGTGTCGGCAACGTCTACCACGTCACCACCGACGGTATACATGCGCGTTTCCCTTCGCCTATGCACTCCCGTTCGTATGGCACATTGACGCCCTGGCCGTATGGCAGATGACGGCACCGGGCCCCTACGAGAGGGATGCCGACGGCGGGAGCCGCTGTGGATCGTGTTCGACGTGTCCGGGACAATCCAGCTCTCCTCGGGCGTGCGCGTGTCGTCCTACAAGACCATCGACGGGCGCGGGCAGCGCGTGAAGGTGTCCGGCTGGGGCCTGCAGCTGAGCGAGTGCGACGAGCACGTGATCGTGTGCGCGCTGGAGGTGGAGGGCGGGCGCGGGCACGACGCCGTCGCGGTGCAGATCAAGCCCCGGTCCAGGCACGTCTGGGTGGACCGCTGCACCCTGCGCGACTTCGACGACGGCCTCGTGGACGTGACCGGCGGCAGCATTGCCACCTCGCGTCGCACGACAAGGCCGTGCTCATCGGCGCCAGCAGCGCCCACGTCGAGGACCGCTGCATCCGGGTCACCATCCACCACTGCTTCTTCGACAGCACGAGGCAGAGCCACCCGCGCGTCAGGTTCGGCAGGGTGCACATCTACAACAACTACACCAGGGACTGGGGCATCTACGCTGTCTGTGCCAGCATTGAAGCACGGTAACACAAAGTGGATTCTAATTATTTGGTAGTTCATCACTGATTCTGAAGCACCGCCCGTCAGTCTATCGCTAATACATAACCGCTGTGTGAATTATGATTTTGTCGAGCTACCTCAGATTAACTCCCAGTGCAATATTTACGAGGCAGGAAAGAAGAGCGACGTCTTCAGGTACAAGGAAGAACAGGTAATAATACGGTACGTCAGTACACCTTGAAACGATTGTTCCCATCTTTTTCTAAAGATGATGTATCTTTAAATATCTTATTTTGAAATTAATCTGTTAAAATCGCATATGTCGCTTTAAGCAcaaccttaacatctttgagactGACTACGTTATTTTCCTGTCAGAACTTTAAAAAGTCCAGGAATTTAGTTATTTtcctgcttaggggtatcattgttgtaaccattgtactcctccgacggtcacattcatcttaattaatatttatctcactcttaatgaagagtatctttttttaattgatctttatattctccccctcgaaatatgacaTGAAATTTACTGTCATAATTTCGATAAGTATTCAGAAAGCCTgtaaacgaggagacacttataacttacttcattcatatgattgtgtcatgtaaacaaagttatttcttgatccatttaggagtacactttctttATTTCACTTGAAGAACTCAACGAGATCTATCATTAgttgtacttttgcaagtcacgcttgcatcttttcttatccttttggttagtattgaccatgacgatgtatTTCTATTGTGCCACGGTTAATGCTCGGACATCATAATAGCTAcacaaacttctctcgctatgtgggatacaaaacatgtgaatcatcacaaaacttctcccgccatgcaggattgactagcaaaagtactatgccaaaacttctccccgTGCAGGGATCGATCTATacaaaacttagtcatgacgactaaaacattcacttatactttatttttcaattaaatcttccagttagttctaatttaattagaaaattatTAAACTAACAAAAACTGTCCTGaattggcttgactcaagccttttcattcacataccccagcattgtagcccattggcatgcagccgagtAATCTTGTCGGCTAAAAGTAAAACATACAATGTGCTTCTGTATcaattttacatcaccgttgggcagaaaatagaactgatgcattAAAACTTGAAAttcatataactactcttcaaaattaaattctcccgttgattcgaatttaattagaagatcatCATCTTTATCGCAGCAGAAACTTAATATtgaaatacattcttttagttcaggagcatttcttggttcttatctactctctgaaaaatttaCCAccttggtgtaaaatttatcagagatttaaacttcaaacttaaattcgttataatattgtcatgatcaacgttggtcagaaaattaCAATATCATAATCTTACTTAAACAAtaatggactactcctctaatttaaattttcccaTTGGTTCTAATTTagttagaggataaacataatcataatttgctaaatataactactcttcaaaattaaattctcccgttggttcgaatttaattagaagataataaactttaaaCTTTACAGTAGAAACATGAaaaattctttatctacttttcagaagcattttgcTTTACTCATCTGCTCTCTAAAAAATTATCCTGttagttcaaattttgacagagattgtaCCTCAAACATAGCAAAAATTGTCAAAAAATGcttctaaaaataaataaaaaacctAAACAATTTGAAACTACTCATTTGGCCCGCATGCAGAAGCAGTGCGCAGCCCAGCAAGCCTCAATAGCGCGCGACCCAGCGACCTAGCCCAGTGGCGCGCGACGCTCCCCCCCTCCCCGggcccaggccacaacctaggcctgggccgcgAATCTGCAATCCGACCTGGGTTCATTTCGGCCCGATGACGTTCTAGCCGTCGGATCAAATCCGATGGCCGTCTGCACGTATCGCCCGATCAAAACGGCGACCTCAGCTGCTCCCGTGAAACCCTAACTCACTCTTCCCCTTCCCCATCTTTCTCATCCCTCAGCGCCACAGCCAAGCAAACGAGAGAGAAGAGAAGTAGCGCCTCGCATGGcggccgaagaagaagaaaaggtacGACGCCGCTGCGgggcccctcgccggcgcgcgcgttCGCCCATGGCTGagcgcgccaccgtcgagcggccttgTGGCGACACCCTAAGCCCCGAGCCCACACGTCGGAGACCGCGCGGCGGCCCGACGAGATCTCGGTGAACATCCCGCGCGGTGGCAGTGGTGACAGCGGCGAGGTCTAGGTAGGTCCCTTTCTTCACGCCGTCCTCTTGTCGGTTAGTGTTACTTCTGTTTCTGTGATCTGGGGTTAGGGTTCGTTCTTGCTATCGGCGGTCGGCGGTCCAGATCTGGTGAGTCGTCGTGGTTTCTATCCTGCGGTGGGAAGTCGGCCGTGATGGCAAGGTAAAATACCGCCGTAtctgatctagggttagggttaggatttggGGATTTTGAAAAACTATTCATCTTCTTCTAAATTCATTCTTCTTTTCTACCCCAAAACTTAGATCTACACCCTAGAAAGtctagctctggtaccattgttaggttCTTAGGTTTCATCTAGGTGTAGTACTGAGGGTGAATTACTTACTGGTTGATTCAAATCGAGTAGCAGTTAACTTGGGACAAGGAGATAGACAGAGTTCGAGAACCATACCTTCGGCCTTGgcagaggaggtagaggaggaagtaGCCACCACAGCAGCGGGTACACAGTGCGGGTGGTGAAGTCCGGTGCAGTGGTGGCGATGTAGAGGCGACGGTGAAGTCGGTCGTGGCTTCCTGTCGTTGGCAGCACTGCTCCCTCTAGATCGGGTTaggtttctctgtaggtgggttgcgacggctcaggtcaacctcataCCTCATGCCCTGGCCCCAACTATCcttttatggtgctgtgcgacAGGAGCCCACCAACCATAGAGTGGTTGGACGCCTTCGATCAGGGCGTTGATCCAAGGGCCTAGTTAGCTGTcattgatctcaccttattcGTTAAACTTAACTTATTTACTTTATCTTGTTtctatttcatcacagatcagtgcatagagcatgtctcatcgtcacggtctgttgtcattagattaaacagctacaacgcacctctctgttttgaaacagatactcaactaagcccttagtatccagaaatcataggctttctcataaacccatgtcgactgtgtgttctctgaacgcacttggtggttagcctttggtaagcggatccgtaaGTACTTGCTCgatacttatgtgctcaatgctttcaaaatgaatttggattttctcctttacaacatataccttagtgtcaatgtgtttgaaagcacacttgacttgttgtcttatgatttaacttactttaaatggttattgttgttgcctaccattgttaaatctagGTACAAATTTCCTTAACCTCCTTTTGTTTGTTTcttaagcctcatgacaagctatactatggtatgcatcactgatgacacaaCAACTATTTCTttagagcttttccacaataatactccaactacgagtgttagcaactgctgtggatttcactatacatctcgccaagacttaacatttgtacccttaactatttgagggtacttgttctttcttactcagcatgagttCTACGATACTttacaaaattgcaagacattttaAACTCCATTCcaatgatctatatctggactgaacTTCTACCAAAATATTCCGGATACATAAACTACATCAggataagttcttacttgtacttgtatactcatcaagcttccaacagctaaagcatatgaaaccatgtttatttgatcgatctcatatcggttcctgtaACACTTAAAGTTTctaaaactattacccttgattataggagcaggcgtaggtttactcgcatgcatactttatttctttagaatcttttctaagtatgcctttgcgatagttctAATATTCCATtttttctatctcggtgaatttcgattcctaaaaccgatgacgcttcaccaagatcattcgcATTAAAACTTGAGGAtaaaacttcttcttctccaatgacagattaacatcactactattGAGTAGAATATTATCTATTCACAGGAtatggaaaatgaatttttcattcttgaacttcgtATAAACGCTAttttccttctcattttctttaaacccaaactttcttacaattgtttcatcaacttcaaattcTATTGTCTAtagacttacttttaacccataaatggatttctacatgcagcatcccatatgttcttttctttcatgacaaaacattttgggttgtgccatgtcaacgtttttcatacaaatccccgttgaggaatgtcgtctttacatccatctgatgtaactgtaaatcgtaatgtgccatgaacaccattatgattctaaaacaTTCCTTGCATAAGattagagagaaaactctcattgtaatctattcatttTTCTTTGCGTAAAGCATATTGCTACAAGTCGTGCTTTCTATCTTTCTACCTtttctttggagtcacattttgtcttgtagacccattaatagtctactattttggctccattagaaattacttctaagtcccaaacatcgttgctattcatcgaatttatttcaactttatatctttctacattccctttgaaGTCATATTTTGTCTTATAGATCCATTAACAACTTACTGTATTGGCTCCATTagaaatttcttctaagtcctaaacatcattggtattcattttAACTtttatagcttcttgccatttaaacgagtaaacgcttctcatagcttcttcaaatgaggtgggatcacccttcatttgaatttctttactaacatagacttcatagtcatcagaaaactagtttactaattctttgagaccttctgtgACCTCGGCTActagcactttcatatggggctgttgttgcccttcattgccaagaggcaattgattctacaggctcctgtatcacaagatccttatttatattattcatcttcttcgaagagccaacaacaggtgttgtataagtcatacaacatcaacaggtattgagaaatttgttgttttgaatcactgaagtgggcacgtagtcctgcttctcttcaagtcttaggtctctatatacctctacataccatgcttccTAGATCTTCTcatcttttataaagatagtgtatcttcaaatatcttattttgggtatAATCTGTTAAAATCTCATATGGcactttaagcaccaccttaacatctttgagactGACTACGCTATTTTCCTGTTAGAACTTTAAAAAGTCCAGGAATTtaactatttctctgcttaggggtatcattgttgtaacCGTTAAACTCCTCCgacgatcacattcatcttaattaatctttatctcactcttaatgaagagtatctttcttaattgatctttatattccccccctcaaaatatggcatgaactttactgccataatttcgataactATTTAGAAAGCCTgtaaacgaggagacacttataacttacttcatccacatgattgtgttatgtaaacaaagttatttctcgaTCCGTTTAGAAGTAcattttccttatttcacttgAAGAGCTCAACGATGTCTATCATTAGTTGTACTtctgcaagtcacgcttgcatctttttttatccttttggttagtattgaccatgacgatgcatttctattgtggTAC includes:
- the LOC136456779 gene encoding ankyrin repeat-containing protein NPR4-like isoform X3, with product MSLEIHEGVSEDGGGGASGARPAKVMSVSGSGKRGRYVRQVTGRHNDTDLHVAARGGDAAALRRALCVAAAAVAATVEGPEDLEAARRAVAAEPNEAGETPLVAAAERGHLEVVVELLRHLDAEGLSAKNRSGYDALHVAAREGRHAVVQEMLHHDRMLAKTFGPANTTPLISAAMRGHIEVVELLLEQDDFGLVEMARDNGKNGLHFAARQGHIGIVKALLEKDPQLARRNDKKGQTALHMAVKGTSCDVLRALVDADPAIVMLPDKNGNTALHVATRKKRAEIVSVLLRLPDTHVNALNRDHKTAFDIAEGLPVCEESCEIKDILSQHGALRSRELNQPRDELRKTVTEIKKDVHTQLEQTRKTNKNVHGIAKELRKLHREGINNATNSVTVVAVLFATVAFAAIFTVPGGNDNNGLAVVVQATSFKIFFIFNAVALFTSLAVVVVQITVVRGETKSERRVVEVINKLMWIASVCTTISFIASCYIVLGRHFQWAAILVSLIGGVTMAGVLGTMTYYVVKSKRQRKIRKKEKMSRRSGSSSWYDNTELSDTELNPVYAL
- the LOC136456779 gene encoding ankyrin repeat-containing protein NPR4-like isoform X4, yielding MSLEIHEEDGGGGASGARPAKVMSVSGSGKRGRYVRQVTGRHNDTDLHVAARGGDAAALRRALCVAAAAVAATVEGPEDLEAARRAVAAEPNEAGETPLVAAAERGHLEVVVELLRHLDAEGLSAKNRSGYDALHVAAREGRHAVVQEMLHHDRMLAKTFGPANTTPLISAAMRGHIEVVELLLEQDDFGLVEMARDNGKNGLHFAARQGHIGIVKALLEKDPQLARRNDKKGQTALHMAVKGTSCDVLRALVDADPAIVMLPDKNGNTALHVATRKKRAEIVSVLLRLPDTHVNALNRDHKTAFDIAEGLPVCEESCEIKDILSQHGALRSRELNQPRDELRKTVTEIKKDVHTQLEQTRKTNKNVHGIAKELRKLHREGINNATNSVTVVAVLFATVAFAAIFTVPGGNDNNGLAVVVQATSFKIFFIFNAVALFTSLAVVVVQITVVRGETKSERRVVEVINKLMWIASVCTTISFIASCYIVLGRHFQWAAILVSLIGGVTMAGVLGTMTYYVVKSKRQRKIRKKEKMSRRSGSSSWYDNTELSDTELNPVYAL
- the LOC136456779 gene encoding ankyrin repeat-containing protein NPR4-like isoform X2, with the translated sequence MSLEIHEGVSGGRWSEDGGGGASGARPAKVMSVSGSGKRGRYVRQVTGRHNDTDLHVAARGGDAAALRRALCVAAAAVAATVEGPEDLEAARRAVAAEPNEAGETPLVAAAERGHLEVVVELLRHLDAEGLSAKNRSGYDALHVAAREGRHAVVQEMLHHDRMLAKTFGPANTTPLISAAMRGHIEVVELLLEQDDFGLVEMARDNGKNGLHFAARQGHIGIVKALLEKDPQLARRNDKKGQTALHMAVKGTSCDVLRALVDADPAIVMLPDKNGNTALHVATRKKRAEIVSVLLRLPDTHVNALNRDHKTAFDIAEGLPVCEESCEIKDILSQHGALRSRELNQPRDELRKTVTEIKKDVHTQLEQTRKTNKNVHGIAKELRKLHREGINNATNSVTVVAVLFATVAFAAIFTVPGGNDNNGLAVVVQATSFKIFFIFNAVALFTSLAVVVVQITVVRGETKSERRVVEVINKLMWIASVCTTISFIASCYIVLGRHFQWAAILVSLIGGVTMAGVLGTMTYYVVKSKRQRKIRKKEKMSRRSGSSSWYDNTELSDTELNPVYAL
- the LOC136456779 gene encoding ankyrin repeat-containing protein NPR4-like isoform X1, whose translation is MEWWATKCSMLSVWRGMVLIDFFFLWGALCAEDGGGGASGARPAKVMSVSGSGKRGRYVRQVTGRHNDTDLHVAARGGDAAALRRALCVAAAAVAATVEGPEDLEAARRAVAAEPNEAGETPLVAAAERGHLEVVVELLRHLDAEGLSAKNRSGYDALHVAAREGRHAVVQEMLHHDRMLAKTFGPANTTPLISAAMRGHIEVVELLLEQDDFGLVEMARDNGKNGLHFAARQGHIGIVKALLEKDPQLARRNDKKGQTALHMAVKGTSCDVLRALVDADPAIVMLPDKNGNTALHVATRKKRAEIVSVLLRLPDTHVNALNRDHKTAFDIAEGLPVCEESCEIKDILSQHGALRSRELNQPRDELRKTVTEIKKDVHTQLEQTRKTNKNVHGIAKELRKLHREGINNATNSVTVVAVLFATVAFAAIFTVPGGNDNNGLAVVVQATSFKIFFIFNAVALFTSLAVVVVQITVVRGETKSERRVVEVINKLMWIASVCTTISFIASCYIVLGRHFQWAAILVSLIGGVTMAGVLGTMTYYVVKSKRQRKIRKKEKMSRRSGSSSWYDNTELSDTELNPVYAL